The following DNA comes from Pseudorasbora parva isolate DD20220531a chromosome 8, ASM2467924v1, whole genome shotgun sequence.
tgccAAACAGCATCGTCTtttggatgagacgttaaaccaaggtcctgactctctgtggtcgttaaaaattccaggatgtccttcgataaagagtaggggtgtaaccccggcatcctggccaaatttgcccattgacccctgtccatcatggcctcctaataatccctaTATAATGATTAGCTTAATCATTTCTCTCCACCagtcagctggtgtgtggtggtcgttctggcgcaatatggctgccgtcgcataatccaggtggatgctgcaaaCTGGTGGGGGTTAAGGAGACCTTCtttatgtaaagcgctttgagaacctagaaaagcgctatataaatgtaattaattattattgttattagtagtagtagtagtagtacaGACAAACGACTCCCACTTATCACAGAattaccaaggtacactgggaagcATATTCCCGGTGGAGATATGcaccaagatgcctacccgtgGGGCAGACTTAGAGAGTACACATATGACCTGCTAAGGGCTGCATATGGAAGAAGACTGGGGTACCAACCGAAAGTGGATGTTTAACCCCAGGGAGTGGTAAGCTTGCCAAGGGAAGACACCTGCTCaaggaggcttacggtggaaatacacatgtggggattgcccggaggggaaccatgaaCATGgaggcacctggccggacacaaAGGTCTGGGCTAgatagggcagacttactggtgTCAGCATcaacagtgctggaggagctcagggcttcCCGAAAGCTCACCTGAGGAATAATGCAcatatccagtccgtggagtggaatggcgagcaagcgaagacacctgagcctagtccattaccggccactagtggaggcgagtacatagtcggacacaggctccactcggagattGTAAAACCGTGTAAATgagttaggtgtcgcccagcctgcagatctgcagatgtctgttagCAAAGCGCCAtgcgctaaagcccaagaggaggcaaCACTCCGGGTGGAGTGAGCCCTAACCCCAAGGGGGCATGGACGCCCCAGCatctggtaagccaaaacaatggtgtccactatccagtgagccagcctttgctttgagagagccttccctttcagcttcccaccataacagacaaagaggtggtctgaggtcctgaacactgtgtcctgtctacgtaagcgcggaGAGCACTTAATGGACAGacagtgccaaggctgggtctaccgcctccaaaggcagcgcttgcaggttcaccacctggtctctaaacggagtggtgggaacctttggcacatatccaggctgggttctcaggatcacgtgagaatTGCCTGGCCCAAACTCCAGGCACGCTTcctcaaccgaaaatgcctataggtcccctaccctcttgatggaggccaatgtgGTCAGGAGTGCCATCTTCATAGATAAGAACTTTagatctactgaccgcaaaggctcgaAGGGTGCCCTCTGCAGAGTATCTAAGACTACTGaggctgggtggaggcagcagctggCCCCCGGGGCAAAATATGCTTGATCGCCTCAGCTTCTGGGCGGGTGAAAAATGTTGGGCGAAGTTTTCAACCAcgccaccgaagaggccatgtCCACTGTCCGTACCCCATTTCAGCCAGTTTAAGCCACAGGTATCGCTCCTggaccacagctgtggacatcACCTGACCCAGGGAGTGTCCGGTCACCTTCGTCGCCGGAGGGCGAGGTCGGTGGCGGCACGCAGCTCATCCATGAGCCCTAGATCAGCTCTACCCTTGTGCATGTCAACCGGGCCTGGTAGACCTGCAGAATTGCCATGACATGCAAACAGGCAGCAGCCTGCCCCGCAGCTCTGTAGGATTTCACCACCAATGTTGATGAGAATCTACAGGCTTTGGAGGGGTGCTTAGGATCACCACGCTAAGTCGAAGTGCTCTGCAGACATAGTTGTATCGCAACACAAAGCTCGACTGGTGGGACCAAAGTGTACCCTTAGGCTGCGGCCCCATCGAGAACAGAGATGGCGGAGGAGGTCGCCGAATGGTCATGGGAAGACAACGGCCACTTCCAGGACTGTGCAACCTCCTCATGCAGCTTGGGGAAGAAAGGAATTGGGGGCAGGGACTGACGGACATCAGCGTACGGCGCCCCCAAGAACCAATCGTCCAGCCGCAAGCGCTCAGGACAGGGCGGAGTGTTCCACTCCAGTCCGAGACTCGTGGCTACCCGAGACAGCATGGCTGTCAGCTCCGGGTCCGACTCGGGCAATGCTGGCACACCCGAGGGCGGCAACACAGAAGAGTCACCATCTTCGGGGGTGACTCAAAATTGCGTCATCCTCCCAAGCGCCAAACAAAATACGCAGTGGGGGCTAGAACCGGGTCCGCGCTCTCAGCCTGGACACTCAAGGGTTGCGGTGCGCAAGAGGGGGGTGTGGCCCGAGACGCGAGCGTCAGGGCTTTGTTCCACACCGTTATCCTCAgatcaccctggccaccagccaagGTACTGCCTCCCGTAGAGACGGTAGATTGGGGTGTGGCGGAGGGGACTCATACTTCTTTATGAAGCTCATCGAATCTCGATCACAGCACCGCAATGGTCATATTCCCGCAGTTGGAACATGACGCATCAGCAAACGCTGCTTGAGCATACTGAAAACCCAAGCATACCAAGCAGTGTTTGTGCCCATCGGATGTGCCACATGCAGCTCTTTTAGAGGGGAAGCCTCACAGTGACGCCGAATTGACAATGCTGTTTTGGGAAACAGTCATGAATagctagttgatttcttcaacaATACAACATACTATGGTAGTTAAGCAGTGAGTTACATTGTTGTATGGGAAACACACCCCAGTGGGATTCCGGAGACTTCAGTTTTGTTTGATGTTTGATACATTTAAGACGCTTGTTTTCTTTGAGCAGGAAAAATTAAAGGTTCAGTTCATATAACTGACTACTtgtatttattgacaaaattgtATACATGAGAATGCGTGCATCATCAATGCATCGTGATATCgaattgaactgaactgataaCCTGATAATCGTAATTGAACCAAACCATGAGACCAGTGTAGGTTCACACCCTTAATATACATATCATATGGTAAATCTCCTATTCGGAACAATTTTGCCTCAAGAATGACTGTCGTTAAACAAATCATTTGTTAAATATTTGAGATTATTTGaaaactttactttttcaaataattaaCAAAGTTCTACAGCAGCTTGTTCAGTTAATCCACTCAATTAGCACAATATGAGTTATACAGCTGACTTACTTCTGTCCCATGACAGTTTTCCAGCATCCCTCCACTACCCCACCTCCTCATTCgtaactgagttatggtctggcaaagcttcatagacaaatagTTTCCAAAGGGGCGTCACCAACGGATTTCGCTAAAATGTCTCTGGGTGCAGTTGGATAGACCTAAAACCAAACGGAGCGATGAAGGAGATGACGTATGCAGAGGGCTCTTGCTAAAGGGGTCACACCagatgcgaagctcagcgccacgtctttaaaattcaaacacatttttttcaatgagtgtacgcacaccggcgGCGGCATTTGGCGCCTGTCTGCGGCTATTTAGGAAGTTGTTCAAAATCATGCCGCACAACAAAGCAGCATTTCAAAGTTTTATATAAAATTCATATCATATGTATAATGTGCATACTGATTTCACtatgtgctacaagatacacccatcatgcagctcttctgtcagaagtcgattacaaattgagcttgcgtgtatataatgtgcacgtccggtgtgagatacctgagctTCGTgttcggtgtgcgaccccctttcgTTTAGCCACCAAAGGGGCAAGCTGGTATATCAGACTTTTGCCGAATCCAGTCGGTATGACAGCGATAACATCTTTTATAGATATGAAGGCTtcgagtgttgttctttgcttgggttttaacgaaaaggaaaagtttaaatcgcTTAAAACAGATGCGATAGCTTATTCGAATGAGTGATGTTCCATGGCGGCATTCATCAAAATGTTGTACGCGCTGTCATCATCGTGTAAAGCCCCAAAGTTTCTGATTGTTGCTGTGATTTCGACAGATTAGAAACGGGTATGAATGGGCTCTTTcccagactacttgcagagaAAATCTAAATTTGTCCgggttttcccaggctagaCTCTGGTTTCGGGCAAAATTCTGAGCTCAGAGCCCTTACCTCGGATTATACGCAAGTGTAAACTTTTGAGTGCACAGGTTCATTCATGTTCATCCCCTCGCTGTGTGCTCTTGTCTCGTGTGTTTTGTTGAGCACTAGTTATATAAGTTTGCaagtctgtttttttattttattttactttgttttaaaaCTAAAATGAACATGTATTAACATACTGTTAACTACACATAAGAGACTTAATGGCATTTTTTGTGATGAATACATCCATTAAAAAAGGATTAAACTGAATCTGTTCTCTGTTCCAGTTCGGTCCAGCAGAGGAGCTCAAGCCCAgagtccagctgtgtgtctATGAAGAGTAATTGGTCTATGGGTGAACCACTAAAGTTTAAGAGTGGAGATAAACAACCTGATCTCAGGTATATAATTTCtagtttaaatttaaagtttaaatCACTTAAAACGGATGCGATAGCTTATTCGAATGAGTGATGTTCCATGGCGGCATTCATCAAAATCTGTTTCGCTGTCGCTGCGCTGTCATCATCGTTTAAAGCCCCAAagtttctgattggtgccgtGATTTTGACAGATTAGAAATGGGTATGAATgagctctttgccagactacttgcagagaaaatctaaatttgccgaAAGCTGTCCgggttttcccaggctagaCTCTGGTTTCTGGGAAAATTCTGAGCTCAGAGCCCTTACCTCGGATTATACGCAAGTGTAAACTTGTGAGTGCACGGGTTCATTCATGTTCATCCCCTCGCTGTGTGCTCTTGTCTCATGTGTTGTGTTGAGCACTAGTTATATAAGCTTgcaagtttttttaatttaattttactttgttttaaaattaaaatgaaaatgtattaacaTACTGTTAACTACACATAAGAGACtaatggcatttttttgtgATGAATACATCCATTAAAAAAGGATTAAACTGAATCTGTTCtctgttccagttcagtccagcaGAGGAGGTCAAGCccagagtccagctgtgtttctATGAAGAGTAACTGGTCTATGGGTGAACCACTAAAGTTTAAGAGTGGAGATAAACAACCTGATCTCAGGTATATAATTTCTATAAAATTATGCTTATAGtatgatattttttaattaaagacaACCAgggccactctgagaggctctttttatacccaatcatgttgccaattgacctaataagttggacattggtcctccagctgttccttatatgtacatttaacttttccggcctcttattgctacctgtcccaacttttttggaatgtgtagctctcattaaatccaaaatgagccaatatttggaatgacatttcaaaatgtcaccATTTGTAACagttgatatgttatctatattctattgtgaataaaatataagtttatgagattattgcattccttttttattcacaatttgtacagtgtcccaacctttttggaattgggtttgtacATCAATATCAGTGTGTCTGATTCTTTACCCTTTTCATTCTGATTTAAGGTCAAATCTTCAATCCAGACCAGTCAAAGACAAAACTGTGTTTACACCTGTGATTCAACCACAAGACTTTAATGAAAGCATGTGTCCTGGTTTCAGGTAAAATGGATGACTTTTTGTTGTGCACATCACATATCACTCAATCACATTATTtataattgaaatattttagaAACCTAATGATGTTCTGTGTCCCATAATACTAATCAATTTCATATTTTATGACTATTTATTACTATAACTTGTGTAATAATGTGGTATTTTAATCTTATAGCCATGACTCTAAACCTGCTGAAGTCCTCGACACATTGAGATCAAATCTGAGGAAGAAgtttgagtgtttgtgtgagggAATATCAAAGCAGGGAAACCCAACACTCCTGAATGAGATCTACACAGAGCTCTACATCACAGAGAGTGAAAGTGGAGAGATCAATAATGAGCATGAGGTGAGACAGATTGAGACACAGTCCAGGAGAGCAGAAACTGAGGACACAGCGATCAAATGCAGTGACATCTTTAGACCTTTACCTGGACAAGACAAACCCATCAGAACTGTGCTGACAAAGGGAGTCGCTGGCATTGGAAAAACAGTCTCTGTGCAGAAGTTCATCCTGGACTGGGCTGAAGGGACAGACAATCAGGATGTCCAGCTCATATTTCCACTTCCTTTCAGAGAGCTCAACTTGATGAAGAACAAAACACTCAGTCTTTCAGATCTTCTTAATTTCTTTTTCCCTGAAACCAAAGAAATGGAAATATCCAGTGATCAGTATAAAGTGTCGTTCATCTTTGATGGTCTGGATGAGTGTCGTTTGTCTCTGGATTTTCAGAGCCGTGTGAGGTTGTGTGATGTGACTGAATCAGCCTCAGTGGACGAGCTGCTGACGAACCTCATTGCGGGGAATCTGCTTCCCTCGGCTCTCATCTGGATCACCTCCAGACCCGCAGCAGCTGATCTCGTCCCCTCTGAGTGTGTCCATCGAGTGACAGAGGTACGAGGCTTCAGTGACCCACAGAAGGAGGAATACTTCAGGAAGAGAATCAGTGATCAGAGTCTGGCCAACAGGATCATCTCACACCTGAAGTCATCAAGGAGCCTCTTTATTATGTGTCACATCCCAGTTTTCTGCTGGATCTCAGCCACTGTTCTGGAGAAGATGATGAGTGAAGCAGAGACTGGAGAGATTCCCAAGACTCTCACTCAAATGTACACACATTTCCTACTCATTCAGACAAATATCAAACAGGAGAAGGACTATGAGAAGAAAGTGAAAGATGAAGACATGATTGGAGACAAACTGGGGAAACTGGCGTATCAGCAGCTTGTGAAAGGAAACCTGATCTTCTATGAGGAAGACCTGAGAGAGTGTGGCATTAATGTGACAGAAGCATCAGTGTACTCAGGATTGTGCACTCAGATCTTCAGAGAGGAGTTGGGCTTGTATCAGGGGAAAGTCTTCTGCTTTGTTCATCTGAGCCTTCAGGAACATCTAGCGGCTCTATATGTGCATCTCTCCTTTATAAACAAGAACATCAATGTGTTTGACCAAATCACCAAACCAACTAATGGAGACACAGCTTCACTATCTGATCTCCACCAGAGAGCTGTGGATGAGGCTTTAGACAGTAAAAATGGGCATCTGGACCTTTTCCTTCGTTTCCTTCTGGGTCTGTCAGTGAAGTCTAATCAGAGTCTCTTACAAGAACTAAAGACACAGACAGGAAACAGCTCTCACAACAATAAGAAAACAGTCGACTATATTAAAGAAAAGATCAGTGAGAATCCCTCTCCAGATAAATACATCAATCTGTTTCACTGTCTGAATGAACTGGGTGATCTTTCACTGGTGAACGAAGCTCAACCTCATACGAGTCCTAGAGGATTATGTAATGTGAAACTCTCCTCATCTCAGTGGTCAGCTTTAGTTTTTGTGTTGTTATCCTCAGAGGAGACGATGCAAGAGTTTAAACTGAAGAGCTTAATTGGAGCAGAAAATAATCAGTAAGTAAAactaagtaaaataattaaagtcTAAAACATTGTGAACAAAGAGAAACAAGAATCTCAGAAATCTGTAATCCAGCAGATGTCACAGAATTTAGTAATACAAATTTTATGTTCTTTGATTTCTCTCTAACACAAACATTCCCAAAAAGCATTCCTCCATATAGTCCCTCCATTCCCTCCATATATAATACTTAAATAAAGCACAATGATGCAGACTTGTCTGTTTTGAAATAGGTTATTTGTGTGATGTATGTATAAGAGGTATTTCAGTAGTACAGACTCAAATTGCCACCTGCTATTTGTATATATGATCTGGTTATTATTTACAAAGGTAAAGGTTTCTATTTACAGTGTATTTTTGCAGTTGAGAgtattgtagccaatcacagacatgtttgttgagTGCTTGTGATACAATACATGAGTTTAACCTGAACAACTTAATTGGAGCTGAAAATGATCAGAAAGTAACAGAGTTCAAGCATTACATTCAGAAAAATTAtgaacaaagaaaaacaaagagatcagagttttttttaaacatcaatAACAAGGTTTCTGAGATTCTTGTTTCTCTTTGTTCTAAATGTTGGGCGGCAGTGACTTAggggttcatgtaggttgtctacaaaccggaagatTAGTGGTTCCATCCCctgttccacctgaccaagtgtcaaggTGTCCATgtgcaagacacctaaccccagctgctggATGGCGAGCTAGTGTATGAATGGATAATTGTGAAGCAATATGAAAACGGCTGTGGTGGCcatgggtctgttgaaagcgctatataaatgcagtccatttaccattcaaATCACAGGGAAAAGATTGATTTCTGGGATATTGTACTAAATTTGCTGGTGTTTCTCAAATGAGGGCTGTGTTCTAGTAAGCTCTGTGCACTTTAATGTAAATGCAGACACAGAAAAATTGACAAGAAAAAGATAAAAACATATCTGTGTTGGCTGAATACGTTTAGTAGCTTCTAAAGTTAGATACTAAAAAACCTTTTTACATGTCCTTTTTAaaactttgtttatttaatttaaaaatatttgaggGTTTTTAGGAAGGTATTTATTTAGGGATGTAACGATACACTCATGTCAGAATTCGATACAAATCGCGATATTActtattatgtattattattatttagataatatgaatattattttattatcaggacccacagatattcccccattgcattattattgaattatatatatattcaacattatatatagtcgTTTAATGTAGTAATAATGTCACTGAAACTccataaacataattttttcaCTTTTAATGCAGGCATTGGATCTCTTAAGCCGCGCATGCACAAACTCTCCCGGTGCTCACTACGACCTGCCTCTACCACTAATAATGCACTATAGTTATTTAAATTATGTCTGCGCTTTGACTGTAAGGAGTGCTGTTCTGGCAGCTTGTGTGTTTTAGACTATCAATACAATTGCTCACAGTAAgtaaatgtttagctcatccaAAAATGTAAACTCTGCATTTACTTACTGTCATGTTGTTATTGCATGTCATACAAGCATTTGAACTTctgtttactacagtatgtgcATGATTgtcaatctgttcatcacatCATATAAAGCCATTGTGTCTCTTTAGAAGACTTGGATTTGAAATAGACCACTCGATtagttatttttcaaaatacctttatgatttaaaaaatatatatttttaagttttaGAGGAAgcgacagaaatctctcaggtttcataaaaaatatcctCATTATTGTTTGGAAGTTAACAGAAAGGacatgacagaattaaaatttttgAGTGAATTATACTTCATAATAACAGTAAGCTGAACCTTGGATacatatcgtcacatttttatattgtaaatcTCAATTACAATGTAGCGTTACACCCCTatattcaatgtttttttttttacttataatatgaattattataAACGTCATTATTagcattattcatttattaactttttattttcaaatagtgAGACACAAAGTACAGGAAATGAAGTTCTTCAGAAACTGCTCCCTGTGGTTACAGCAACTAGATCAGTTGAGTAAGTAATACTGAGAACAATCATCACTGTTAAAACATTATAACATTTCTTACTTAAGAAAAGATAAATTAATGgttaaacaaaaatatgaatgtcTTTTAACTGCAACTCTTCTATTGTAAGAGCATTACTGTAAATGtctttcttttcatttttactAACTGAGACATGATTAAAATTTATTTTCTCTGCCATGAGTTGAGGCGATTGATGTTTCTGTCAGGAAACACTGGAAGAAAGGCAGAAGATCCAAGTGCAAGTGCAATAGAAGTTTATTAAACAGATACTCAGTAACCTCCAGCACTATGCGGCAAAGCCAAACTCAATATCAGTATAAAGACTCAGTCACAGTCCGTCTGGATTCGCGCACCGGCGAAGAACTGGCAACGACAGGTGACTCGCGCACCGGCGAAGATGACTGACTCGGGCAGGCAGGTTCGCGCACCGGCGAAGACTGAACAGGCACAGGCAGGCTGGCAAAGCAGGGACCACAGTGGACAGGAGAGGGGCAGAGAACAATCCTCCGCGAGCGGGTGCAGAAACCTCAAGAGCACCGACTAGGAAGCCGGAGAGCAGAGAGCAGAAGACCAGACCGGGCCAGCGTCTGCAACGAACTGACAAACAggacacgcaaacacacacgttAAATAGAGCGCTAATGACAcacagctgatgctgataatgcTCAGCGCTCAACCTAACCACGCCTCACAACAAACACACGAGGGCGAGTCAATGAACCCGTGAACCGTGACAGTTTCTTCCATGCTATAATTAGTAGTAAAGAGGAAAATATAACCAGTTCACTCACACTGCAGCGATCTGTCATGTCAAGAGCGTCAAAACCACATGTTTGAATTTTATGATAAATTTGACTCTCCAACATGGTCAGAGCTTCTAGCACCCCCATGGTCTGATGACAGCAGTTTTTAATGCAGATGGGATATGACCAACCAGGAGGGAGTGGTTTATGATCTTGGTGATGAATGGAGAAACAGCAAAATTGTTGGCCTTCAGCAGAGCCCCATGATCGCCACGGATCCCCACTGAGGTACCCCTGCGTTCACCTTAGTGAACCAAAGCTGCAGCCTGGGACCCCCTACCCGCTTTGTCTCACACTTAAGCCTGGCCAATGTTTCTCCGCTGACTCACACTTTCAGAAAACCATGCAACTGGTCATCTAATcccaattgtaatttttttaatgttttggtgGGTGTTCTCAGGTTCTGGCCACCAGAGGTTACTCGGCCTCCACCCGACCAAGGTCAACTAAACGTTGGGCTGACTTTCGGATCGCAGTGAGTGAGCTCCTCTTTTGTGCTCAAAACCTTGACTCAGAATCAAGTCACCTACAAGTTATTTAGCACCATTTAGCACCGGGTTCTCCTCAAACTTGTGGTGCAAAAAGGAGGAGAGGAGTGACGCTCTTTCATGTTCTTTCTCCTTCAAAGTCCTGCAGCGTTGCAGTATCATTCTGTCTAGGCGGAATGACTTTAAGGCATTCAGTCATAATCCCGCAGATGTAAACACACCAATTGTCTGAACTTGTGGTTCGTCTTGTTCTGAGCAGGATTACTATTGCAATGACACGGACCTCAATAGGGTGAAAACTTTCCTGTCTCACGATGGTCTAAACCCAGCTCACGTTCCCTATTGGTGGGTAAAAAATCCAATGCTTGGTGAATTCTGCAATAATCACACACAATAATAGAAAGAGCCGACTGTAACAAAGTTCGtaatgtgaggaaggaagaggacacgggggtcggctggacggttgatgctcttTTATTTATAAACTCAATGTTCAAAAGCACACTTAGTAGTGTGGAGATTCTTTCCAACTCAAAACACtcgcgatcacttccgggtcggcacttccggcttccggtttctcagACTGTGTtcgggcatcaaccgtccgtctctctctctccctggtctctggttccaccgaggttttataccctctccgcgctcattactggaacaagagacaggtgttattaatctgcgtccaacccactcacttaccgctcgtcccgcggctctctatcccgctgcagacctcgctgaaccacgccccccttgccacatacccccaccgcccgactcaggccggggagccgtccggcctgcagacccccccccccccccatttctggagaggaaatcggccaccgccatctgagcacccggcctgtggaccaccttgaacttaaacggctgaagagctagataccaacgggtgatccgcgcgttggtatccttcatgcggtggagccattggagaggagcgtggtccgaacagagggtgaactctcgccccaggaggtagtagcggagggtgagaacggcccacctgatggccagacactccttctctatggtgctgtacttagcttccctcttggagagcttacggctaatgtacagcaccggccgctctcccccctccacctcctgggccaggactgcgcccagccccctgtccgacgcgtcagtctgcaacaagaaagggagagaaaagtcaggggagtgtaaaagcggcccgccacatagagcagcctttactcgggtaaaagcctgttgacacggctccgtccactggaccgtatctggaaGCCCCTTTCTAGTCaggtcagtcaaagggctggtgaggtccgaataatttggtatgaaccgtctataatatcccgccagccccaagaactgcctgacctcctttttggtcttgggtctcggacaggttgcaattgctgcggtcttatcaatttggggacgcacctgtccatgacccaagtggaagcccagataccttacttccacccgcccaatcgcacacttcttcgggttggccgtaagccccgctcccctcagcgacctcaagaccgccctgacatgctgcatatgccgctgccaatcgtgactgtaaatcacgatatcatccagataggcagcagcatatgcggcatggggacgcaaaatcctgtccataaggcgctgaaaggtagcaggcgccccgaacaacccgaaaggaagcgtgacaaattggtgcaatccgaacggcgtggtgaaagctgtcttttctttggacaatggagacaaggggatctgccaatagccctttgttaagtccagtgtcgaataaaatcgagccgtgcccaaccgatcaagcaactcgtcaacccgcggcattggatatgcgtcgaatttcgacacagcgttcaccttgcggtagtccacacagaacct
Coding sequences within:
- the LOC137084886 gene encoding NACHT, LRR and PYD domains-containing protein 3-like isoform X1 codes for the protein MADPQGSTGGDFSPGCSSVQQRSSSPESSCVSMKSNWSMGEPLKFGNTCPDFSSVQQRSSNPESSCVSMKSNWSMGEPLKFKSGDKQPDLSSVQQRSSSPESSCVSMKSNWSMGEPLKFKSGDKPPDLSSVQQRSSSPESSCVSMKSNWSMGEPLKFKSGDKQPDLSSVQQRRSSPESSCVSMKSNWSMGEPLKFKSGDKQPDLRSNLQSRPVKDKTVFTPVIQPQDFNESMCPGFSHDSKPAEVLDTLRSNLRKKFECLCEGISKQGNPTLLNEIYTELYITESESGEINNEHEVRQIETQSRRAETEDTAIKCSDIFRPLPGQDKPIRTVLTKGVAGIGKTVSVQKFILDWAEGTDNQDVQLIFPLPFRELNLMKNKTLSLSDLLNFFFPETKEMEISSDQYKVSFIFDGLDECRLSLDFQSRVRLCDVTESASVDELLTNLIAGNLLPSALIWITSRPAAADLVPSECVHRVTEVRGFSDPQKEEYFRKRISDQSLANRIISHLKSSRSLFIMCHIPVFCWISATVLEKMMSEAETGEIPKTLTQMYTHFLLIQTNIKQEKDYEKKVKDEDMIGDKLGKLAYQQLVKGNLIFYEEDLRECGINVTEASVYSGLCTQIFREELGLYQGKVFCFVHLSLQEHLAALYVHLSFINKNINVFDQITKPTNGDTASLSDLHQRAVDEALDSKNGHLDLFLRFLLGLSVKSNQSLLQELKTQTGNSSHNNKKTVDYIKEKISENPSPDKYINLFHCLNELGDLSLVNEAQPHTSPRGLCNVKLSSSQWSALVFVLLSSEETMQEFKLKSLIGAENNHETQSTGNEVLQKLLPVVTATRSVELRMCGITEEGCAALASALRSNPSHLRELNLSSNKIGDSGVKLLSAVLENTHCKLENLRLEDCGVTDEGCAALASALRSNPSHLRELNLSGNKIGDSGVKLLSAVLENPHCKLDELWLSKCGVKDEGCAALASVLRSNPSHLRKLDLTFNNLGDSGVKLLSTGLKNHHCKLEELMLMKCDVKDGGWDALASALKSNPLHLKRLDLSKNKPTDLGVKLLSAGLENPHCKLEELKLIKCGVTDKGCAALASALRSNPSHLRELSLSGNKIKDSGVKLLRALENDPDCAVHCIF
- the LOC137084886 gene encoding NACHT, LRR and PYD domains-containing protein 3-like isoform X2 yields the protein MADPQGSTGGDFSPGCSSVQQRSSSPESSCVSMKSNWSMGEPLKFGNTCPDFSSVQQRSSSPESSCVSMKSNWSMGEPLKFKSGDKPPDLSSVQQRSSSPESSCVSMKSNWSMGEPLKFKSGDKQPDLSSVQQRRSSPESSCVSMKSNWSMGEPLKFKSGDKQPDLRSNLQSRPVKDKTVFTPVIQPQDFNESMCPGFSHDSKPAEVLDTLRSNLRKKFECLCEGISKQGNPTLLNEIYTELYITESESGEINNEHEVRQIETQSRRAETEDTAIKCSDIFRPLPGQDKPIRTVLTKGVAGIGKTVSVQKFILDWAEGTDNQDVQLIFPLPFRELNLMKNKTLSLSDLLNFFFPETKEMEISSDQYKVSFIFDGLDECRLSLDFQSRVRLCDVTESASVDELLTNLIAGNLLPSALIWITSRPAAADLVPSECVHRVTEVRGFSDPQKEEYFRKRISDQSLANRIISHLKSSRSLFIMCHIPVFCWISATVLEKMMSEAETGEIPKTLTQMYTHFLLIQTNIKQEKDYEKKVKDEDMIGDKLGKLAYQQLVKGNLIFYEEDLRECGINVTEASVYSGLCTQIFREELGLYQGKVFCFVHLSLQEHLAALYVHLSFINKNINVFDQITKPTNGDTASLSDLHQRAVDEALDSKNGHLDLFLRFLLGLSVKSNQSLLQELKTQTGNSSHNNKKTVDYIKEKISENPSPDKYINLFHCLNELGDLSLVNEAQPHTSPRGLCNVKLSSSQWSALVFVLLSSEETMQEFKLKSLIGAENNHETQSTGNEVLQKLLPVVTATRSVELRMCGITEEGCAALASALRSNPSHLRELNLSSNKIGDSGVKLLSAVLENTHCKLENLRLEDCGVTDEGCAALASALRSNPSHLRELNLSGNKIGDSGVKLLSAVLENPHCKLDELWLSKCGVKDEGCAALASVLRSNPSHLRKLDLTFNNLGDSGVKLLSTGLKNHHCKLEELMLMKCDVKDGGWDALASALKSNPLHLKRLDLSKNKPTDLGVKLLSAGLENPHCKLEELKLIKCGVTDKGCAALASALRSNPSHLRELSLSGNKIKDSGVKLLRALENDPDCAVHCIF